DNA sequence from the Xyrauchen texanus isolate HMW12.3.18 chromosome 32, RBS_HiC_50CHRs, whole genome shotgun sequence genome:
ttctagagagagtacctatagtactaaatcatctccatttatagacagtttgtctaactgtggacagatgaatatctaacggccacttctagagagagtacctatagtactaaatcatctccatttatagacagtttgtctaactgtggacagatgaatatctaacggccacttctagtgagagtacctatagtactaaatcatctccatttatagaccgtttgtctaactgtggacagatgaatatctaacggccacttctagagagagtacctatagtactaaatcatctccatttatagacagtttgtctaactgtggacagatgaatatctaacggccacttctagagagagtacctatagtactaaatcatctccatttatagacagtttgtctaactgtggacagatgaatatctaacagccacttctagtgagagtacctatagtactaaatcacctccatttatagacagtttgtctcactgtggacagatgaatatctaatggccacttctagagagagtacctatagtactaaatcatctccatttatagacagtttgtctaactgtggacagatgaatatctaacggccacttctagtgagagaacctatagtactaaatcatctccatttaaagacagtttgtctaactgtggacagatgaatatctaacggccacttctagagagagtacctatagtactaaatcatctccatttatagacagtttgtctcactgtggacagatgaatatctaatggccacttctagagagagtacctatagtactaaatcatctccattcaCACACCTcaaatctcgtttcattaattggatgccaagtttgccaacttctgactctaattagcttttgttgatgtcattagcctaggggttcacatacattttcccaacctacactgtgaatgttcgaatgatgtattcaacatatacaagaacaatacaataatttgtgttattaattaaaacagattgtgtttgttcattattgtaatttagatGAAGTTCAAACAGGATTAAaagacaaatgtacacataaatgcaggtaattgaAAGGGTTCATAATTTTTCTTGcaacaatacttattaagaagtatgtcatgccaataaaggACATTTTAATTTGAGTATATTTCTGGGATAAGTTTAACAGAATCATCTCACTCACCCATGAGGCGATGGAAAAGAATGAAAAGGCGATGACAGCATGGACAGCGTCTGTGGGAATGCCACGGATGTCAAGGGTCTTTGACCACTGATCTGACAtgagacagaaacacacaaaccacAGGAACGTCCAGGACCCTGAACAACAGAGACAAGAGACACTGTCAGTCTGTACAAAATCATTCTAAATAGTTTTAGGACACTTTTTTCAGTGTCTGTTGTTTGATATTCTCTTGTGTAGAAACAGATCTTGATAAATACACGAACCTTTGATTTacagagcaaacacacacacagagattatGACATGGACTGAGCTTTTCCACTCCACTTCCTCTGATCTGTGTCATTCTAAAACCACGATATACATCAACAATCCCTGGTGAAGGGGTCTGGATATCTCAGCGAGAATATCACCGcttgagtcgtgagtttgaatctagggtgtgctgagtgactccagtcagatctccttagaaaccaaattggcccggttgctagggagggtagagacacatggagtaacctcctcgtgatcgctataatgtggttctcactctcggtggggcgtgtggtgagttgtgtgtggattccgCGGAGGATAGTGTGacgcctccacacgcgctatgtctccacggtaacacactcaagtcacatgataagatgcgcagattgacggtctcagacgtggaggcaactgagattcatcctccgccacccggattgaagagcgttactatgccaccatgaggacttaaagcatattgggaattggacgttccaaattggggagttaaaaaaaaaaaacaatccctgGTGATGGAGACTTTCTAATTCATACATCAGTGGCTTTAGGGAATATTGACTTTCAACTACAGTCAAACCATATGTAGCCAAacttttgactatcagcataaatctggtccacattgcagtttATTCTGGACAAGAACCGCCAAATAAGACAGGAAGAGACcgtctgactgacatgtaaagcagCCAATCACAGTTTATTTTGATTATCTGTGACATTTAGGGGATGGTACATTTGAAATATTGCTTCTTAGTGTCTCTTGTCAGTCAAAATATTTAATGTGATGAACCACAAATgaaaagccagccaatcagatcggAGCTTGTGATTTTAGCAagcttttgccatttttgtgtgccaTACATCAGAAATGTAGACAAACGTCTCACCTGAGAATGCCAAATCAGCCATCACAACATACTTCCTATCCTGAGCATTGCTCATCAAAGGCAGGTAAGCATCAGCCAATAGGAAGGCTACGCACGCCAGGAAGGCGATGACACCGATGCCGACCCCGTAATGACACGCCCCGTCATTCCTGTTGAAGACACACCTGACCTGCTGTTCATTGCTGCCGTTCACGTAACCTTCAGCTGTTATAGAGGCAAATACCACAATGGAAAACACCTGTCACGGAGAGAGAAGTGAAACTTATGACACAGAAATAACAAACTCGATTTGTACATTTCTGGAGAAAATGTAAGTGATGCTCGGCCATGCACAACTACCAAACATgatgctatgctgttgctaaggtgtgCAGAATGGATGTGTGTTGCTATACTATGTCTGTTTATTGTAATAGCTGCATCACAAGTCTTATATTGTTATTGCACATCTCTGTAGACGTTACATTCTGATACATGTAAATGATTCTAGATTAACTATGGATTCTAATAATATCAGTGTTGGGGaaactactttaaaaatgtaagctTCCCAAGCAACAAtactcataacttaaagtagttaaacgACAGTCAATCTACTCTACAAGCTATTAACCCTTACTGCTCTGAGGGTGTTTTCCTGTTTCTGTGGCATACCAaatattaaaggcttataactcgacaaaatAAACAAGGAGAGTCGAGGGTTTGGtgccattgtaaagaaaacttttaaaaaatatatgatatagattatgacacATTCTTAGACTCTCAGccttctgatttgacattatatatctcagtgTGTAAATAAAgcctgatggggtgcgcgagGGTTAAAGGAgatacaggcagctgctctgtgtgtttacatttacatttctgcatttggcagacgcttttatccaaagtgacttacagtgcacttattacagggacaatcccccccggagcaacctggagttaagtgtcttactcaagcacacaatggtggtgactgtggggatcaaaccagcaaccttctgattaccagttatgtgctttagccactatgccaccagcactcactgtttatgtttgtgtgtttttggttcagtttaaaactattatttatatcgtcaagcccgTTCTCACCTCCTTTCCTTTTAACCCCTTACAATTTTGtccccaatcatgtcaactgtaacaAGAACAATTTTGCATTGATACGACAaaacaatcaaaagttacaacattacaaatataattgatcatagtgtctaaaaacatctccaaacaaataaaagataataattgtacataagaactaattacacatgcaaacacaacaatgactaaaggtttgcatagcatgcagacatgattttagtcatgagatttcacagaatgagtttcattctgtgtcatttgagtcatcattgagtctgtgtcgtgtatttgtaacattgtgcttcatgtggattatctaatgatctatacatctgattatcttgtgtgtggactcgattgaaagataatcacagactctaaataatcgttatgtgagattttatgttccgtttatttttcatgaataaGTGAAAACGTGGGATATGAGTAAAGcttgttcacatgaaacataaatgtcaaagacatactTCACTATTACTTTCCATATTTCCGTGTTTTACTCTGAGAGCTTTAcagcaacatatgacacatgaatatttgatcagtttgatgtttttactgattacaataatattgacattacatttaaaaatcaaaatcagTACAGAGCACTTCTGATTAATCTGCACTTGtccagttttggtcataatgtctacatgcattataaagtacagCTTATAAACTTTCAAACGACACTTATATTGTGTTGATCAAgactgtaattattaatattttgttaatattttttctc
Encoded proteins:
- the LOC127626132 gene encoding synaptogyrin-2-like gives rise to the protein MESGSVVYGASLAGAGFDLIKFIKQPQTITRIFCWVFSIVVFASITAEGYVNGSNEQQVRCVFNRNDGACHYGVGIGVIAFLACVAFLLADAYLPLMSNAQDRKYVVMADLAFSGSWTFLWFVCFCLMSDQWSKTLDIRGIPTDAVHAVIAFSFFSIASWGVLTYFALVRFRQGVEDVMQNHTEPPPNHTEPYPSGTYTPPTYPSFQNTRPEIYQQPPFIPNPDPVGQSSYQLPTY